The Pyrenophora tritici-repentis strain M4 chromosome 2, whole genome shotgun sequence genome window below encodes:
- a CDS encoding MtlD, Mannitol-1-phosphate-altronate dehydrogenase — protein sequence MPYEKKAVHFGGGNIGRGFVAEFLHNSGYEVVFVDVMDSIIESLQKTSTYKVTEIGDDGEREFTIDHYRAINSKNEMDKVIEEIATADVVTCAVGPNILKFVAEPVAKAIEARKLDYPIAVIACENAINATTTWRGFIESKLSEETKKNIDSKARFANSAIDRIVPQQPPNAGLNVVIEKFHEWCVEQKPFENGGKKPDVKGIHYVDDLEPYIERKLFTVNTSHATAAYYGHQNKIAYIHEVLQDKKLHDIVRDAVKETANLIVKKHGVSTQEQSDYVEQIIKRISNPVLKDNVERVGRAPLRKLSRKERFIGPAAQLAERGESYQTLLGAVEQAYRFQNVEGDEESVELAKILKEHSPEEVVTKVNGIEKGHALFDPLVAIVKKVQGS from the coding sequence ATGCCCTACGAGAAGAAGGCAGTCCACTTCGGCGGTGGTAACATCGGCCGTGGCTTCGTCGCCGAGTTCCTCCACAACTCTGGCTACGAGGTCGTCTTCGTCGATGTCATGGACAGCATCATCGAGTCTCTCCAAAAGACTTCCACATACAAAGTTACCGAGATCGGTGATGACGGCGAGCGCGAGTTCACCATCGACCACTACCGTGCCATCAACTCCAAGAACGAGATGGACAAGGTCATCGAGGAGATTGCTACTGCCGATGTTGTCACCTGCGCTGTCGGTCCCAACATCCTCAAGTTTGTTGCTGAGCCCGTCGCCAAGGCCATTGAGGCCCGCAAGCTCGACTACCCCATCGCTGTCATCGCCTGTGAGAACGCCATCAATGCCACAACTACATGGAGGGGTTTCATCGAGAGCAAGCTGAGTGAAGAGACCAAGAAGAACATCGACAGCAAGGCTCGCTTCGCCAACTCGGCTATTGACCGGATTGTCCCACAGCAGCCTCCCAACGCCGGTCTCAACGTTGTCATCGAGAAGTTCCACGAGTGGTGTGTTGAGCAGAAGCCCTTTGAGAACGGCGGTAAGAAGCCTGATGTCAAGGGTATCCACTACGTCGACGACCTTGAGCCATACATTGAGCGCAAGCTCTTCACTGTCAACACCTCACACGCTACTGCTGCCTACTACGGCCACCAGAACAAGATCGCCTACATCCACGAGGTTCTTCAAGATAAGAAGCTCCACGACATCGTGCGTGATGCTGTCAAGGAGACTGCCAACCTGATCGTCAAGAAGCACGGCGTTAGCACTCAAGAGCAGAGCGACTATGTTGAGCAGATCATCAAGCGTATCTCCAACCCTGTCCTCAAGGACAACGTCGAGCGTGTCGGTCGTGCTCCTCTTCGCAAGCTTTCTCGCAAGGAGCGCTTCATCGGTCCCGCTGCTCAGCTGGCTGAGAGGGGAGAGTCATACCAAACCCTCCTCGGCGCCGTCGAGCAGGCTTACCGCTTCCAGAACGTCGAGGGCGATGAGGAGTCTGTCGAGCTCGCCAAGATCCTCAAGGAGCACTCGCCCGAAGAGGTGGTCACCAAGGTCAACGGTATCGAGAAGGGCCATGCTCTCTTCGATCCTCTTGTCGCTATCGTCAAGAAGGTTCAGGGTAGCTGA
- a CDS encoding DUF566 multi-domain protein — translation MDRKALLFPCGLALASGYLSTPTPIDYSFAFDKPLHTVGIVLPAEEIWTETGQPGRRRAWSVRAVGALLTVLLFAICGRIAIFYRVMKHVECSGPSALAFLPLVTALYHSIRHPSQRQYPAWSNDSRSRAQLDRVYSFIFNGSTRYIVPSLLLSISSFLVLVKSSALRSTYICPIANASATTIPSLQLVSFLLDCVIVHVLYRLVDDGISEPDDWTIQLQDGTSNHMLVGLTLTASSLVLLVAGIVIYPAMPEHREWMLSFSSEYLLGLLRLSLMIPFMTLCFLKSARLYGVMSAVLIVAFSSAYIGVLRALGTGVSYSFPPKSTVGLVLCLTLLTIALIIHLVTDTNIESRIRTTVPVRLGRNQSAAFIALLIAFSIGVIVYRRQGPVREHPITSLINVASVEHDQWASQAHRSKSLAEAVIHYQQRYKRDPPPNFDRWYHFAVGRNSIVIDDYDNIEQDLAPFSSFNPDDLRLRTATVLATHEGIGGVRIRDGKAEALGHVPDTHQWMMDTATTMIQQFAEHLPDMDLAFNLHDESRVAVPYERLQDALDHPQPYPTPEPARPAKEFSADRAKKWLDIDRVRTDPHFFEDARIKSSYETYGSVACSPNSRARKERHWNTKTFCHTCTQAHSIGAFVANWTLSSDPCHQPDIANLHGMHLSPSSLMGTHDIVPVFSQSRAPGYIDIRYPSPWNYADKTKYGFDEKYPDAPFQEKTDVLFWRGTTTEGVTTHGTWRGMLRQRLVHLVNNETSRQPILLAKPNHSGQFEYMMKRTADIKRYLETKIDIRLIGPIARCAGQDCPDQTREFGFGDPIEFRKHWHYRYLMDTDGAGFSTRFIPFLQSNSVVFKAALFREWYEGRLTAWKHFVPVDLRLHDVFSSLAYFGGYGVEERNKRMMDGQIKAAEKIARDGKVWTEKVLRKEDMEVYMFRLLLEWGRLTDDRRTEVGFRLEKGKGGAWERPRWGVEREAEEL, via the exons ATGGACAGGAAGGCCCTCCTCTTCCCGTG CGGCCTCGCTTTAGCATCTGGGTACCTGAGCACCCCGACTCCCATCGACTACTCCTTCGCCTTTGATAAGCCGCTGCACACGGTCGGCATTGT ACTCCCGGCCGAAGAGATATGGACCGAGACCGGCCAGCCAGGGCGACGACGAGCCTGGAGTGTCCGCGCTGTCGGCGCCCTGTTGACGGTGCTCCTGTTCGCAATATGCGGTCGCATCGCCATCTTCTACCGCGTCATGAAACATGTCGAGTGCAGCGGGCCCTCTGCATTG GCTTTCCTCCCTCTCGTAACCGCTCTCTACCACAGTATCCGACACCCCAGTCAGCGTCAGTACCCCGCTTGGAGCAATGACAGCCGCTCGCGCGCCCAACTCGATCGCGTTTACAGCTTCATCTTCAACGGCTCCACCCGCTACATCGTCCCTTCCCTTTTGCTGTCCATCAGCAGcttcctcgtcctcgtcaAGTCCAGCGCCCTCCGCTCGACGTACATCTGCCCCATCGCAAACGCGTCGGCAACCACCATTCCTTCCCTACAGCTGGTCAGCTTCCTGCTAGACTGTGTCATTGTCCATGTCCTCTACCGCCTAGTCGACGATGGCATCTCTGAGCCCGACGACTGGACTATCCAGCTCCAGGACGGCACCTCGAACCATATGCTGGTTGGCCTGACACTTACC GCATCGTCATTAGTCCTTCTTGTCGCAGGCATTGTCATCTACCCTGCAATGCCCGAGCATCGCGAATGGATGCTCTCGTTTTCTTCCGAGTATCTCCTTGGTCTTTTGCGTTTATCGTTGATGATACCCTTTATGACGTTATGTTTCCTAAAATCG GCCCGGTTATACGGAGTTATGAGCGCGGTGCTCATTGTTGCATTTTCTTCTGCATACATCGGCGTGCTTCGAGCGCTAGGGACCGGCGTGTCCTACTCATTTCCGCCAAAGTCCACCGTGGGCCTTGTCTTGTGTTTAACCTTGCTTACCATTGCTCTCATCATCCACCTGGTTACGGATACCAACATAGAATCCCGGATCCGAACTACCGTGCCAGTCCGACTGGGCAGGAACCAGTCCGCAGCATTCATCGCACTCCTCATCGCCTTCTCCATTGGTGTCATTGTATATCGTCGACAAGGCCCCGTGCGGGAACATCCAATCACTAGTCTAATCAACGTCGCGTCAGTGGAACATGACCAGTGGGCGTCGCAAGCGCATCGCAGCAAGTCTCTTGCAGAGGCTGTAATACACTACCAGCAGCGCTATAAACGCGACCCGCCGCCTAATTTTGACAGATGGTACCATTTTGCTGTTGGTCGGAATTCCATAGTGATTGACGATTACGATAACATTGAGCAAGACCTTGCGCCCTTCTCTTCGTTCAATCCCGATGATCTGCGGTTGCGTACGGCGACCGTGTTAGCTACACATGAGGGGATAGGGGGTGTCCGTATAAGAGACGGAAAAGCTGAAGCCCTTGGTCACGTACCTGACACACATCAGTGGATGATGGATACCGCAACGACCATGATTCAGCAGTTTGCCGAACATCTTCCGGATATGGATCTAGCCTTCAACCTGCACGACGAGAGTCGTGTAGCGGTACCCTACGAGCGCTTACAGGATGCGCTAGATCATCCGCAGCCCTACCCTACGCCAGAGCCGGCCCGCCCtgccaaggaattcagcgcTGATCGTGCAAAGAAGTGGCTGGATATCGACCGCGTCAGGACAGACCCACATTTCTTTGAAGACGCTCGAATCAAGTCGTCATACGAAACGTATGGCTCTGTTGCATGTTCGCCCAACTCCAGAGCTCGCAAGGAGCGTCACTGGAATACCAAGACATTCTGCCATACTTGTACTCAGGCTCACTCCATTGGCGCTTTTGTAGCAAATTGGACATTGTCATCAGACCCTTGCCATCAGCCCGACATTGCAAACCTCCATGGCATGCATCTCAGTCCATCAAGTCTCATGGGCACCCATGACATCGTTCCGGTCTTCAGCCAGAGCCGTGCCCCTGGGTACATTGACATCCGGTACCCATCGCCTTGGAACTATGCTGATAAGACCAAATACGGGTTCGATGAGAAGTATCCAGATGCCCCCTTCCAAGAAAAAACAGATGTACTGTTCTGGCGTGGCACAACTACAGAGGGCGTGACTACACATGGAACCTGGAGAGGTATGCTGCGCCAGCGACTGGTGCACCTCGTAAACAACGAAACCTCCCGCCAGCCCATTCTCCTCGCAAAACCGAACCACAGCGGTCAATTCGAGTACATGATGAAGCGGACGGCTGACATCAAGCGGTACCTCGAGACCAAGATTGACATCCGTCTCATCGGCCCCATCGCCCGCTGCGCAGGCCAAGACTGCCCCGATCAAACACGCGAGTTTGGCTTCGGCGACCCCATTGAGTTCCGCAAACACTGGCACTACCGCTACCTCATGGACACGGACGGCGCCGGCTTCTCCACCCGCTTCATCCCCTTCCTCCAATCAAACTCTGTCGTCTTCAAAGCCGCCCTCTTCCGCGAATGGTACGAAGGCCGTCTCACAGCCTGGAAACACTTTGTCCCCGTCGACCTCCGCCTGCACGACGTCTTCTCCAGCCTCGCCTACTTTGGCGGCTACGGCGTCGAGGAGCGGAACAAGCGCATGATGGACGGCCAGATTAAAGCCGCGGAGAAGATTGCCAGGGACGGCAAGGTGTGGACGGAAAAGGTGCTGAGGAAGGAGGACATGGAAGTTTACATGTTCCGGTTGTTGCTCGAGTGGGGGCGGTTGACGGATGATAGGAGGACTGAGGTGGGGTTTCGGTTGGAGAAGGGGAAGGGTGGGGCATGGGAGAGGCCGAGGTGGGGTGTGGAGAGGGAGGCGGAAGAGCTTTGA
- a CDS encoding FucP, Fucose permease, translating to MGFLKRPTLRSRDDQRTRAAELTLRESIYPLCLVTILFFLWGFSYGLIDTLNKHFQVTLGVTRSRSSGLQAAYFGAYPLASLGHANWLLRNWGYKATFIWGLTLYGIGALLAWPCLVYRSFGGFCAATFVIGNGLGSLETAANPYLAVCGPPKYSEIRINIAQAFNGVGTVVAPVLASYVFFNNVGTDQKALENVQWTYLGIASFVFLLAIVYYFTEIPEITDADMAFQAESAHGATDQKPFSKQYRLFHATFAQFCYTGAQVAIAGAFINYVTETRVVGGRITSNSTASRFLAGAQGCFTLGRFIGSALMKFVKPRWVFLVYMAGCIIFIIPAITERGNTGMSMLYIVLFFESIIFPTIVALGMRGLGKYSKRGSGFIVGGVAGGAVVPPLLFAASDSLGKPRPLDGYAPTATAMTVPLAFFVAAATYTICVNFVPAYRNVADTFSETEIGITNAHAADPENQVESKEAGIVGKDDSPAHSEAVDVGRKM from the exons ATGGGGTTCCTCAAGAGGCCTACACTACGCAGTCGCGATGATCAGAGGACACGGGCTGCGGAGCTCACGTTACGCGAGTCCATCTATCCGCTTTGTCTCGTTACCATCTTGTTCTTTCTCTGG GGCTTCTCGTACGGCCTCATCGACACGTTGAACAAGCACTTCCAGGTCACTTTGGGCGTCACACGCTCTCGTTCCTCTGGTTTACAAGCCGCATATTTTGGCGCATATCCGCTTGCATCACTTGGGCACGCAAACTGGCTGTTGCGCAACTGGGGATACAAAGCCACATTCATCTGGGGCCTCACTCTTTACGGCATTGGCGCTTTGCTTGCGTGGCCGTGCCTTGTATACCGTTCGTTTGGAGGGTTCTGTGCAGCTACCTTTGTTATTGGTAACGGTCTCGGTTCCCTTGAGACGGCCGCGAACCCATACCTTGCAG TTTGCGGTCCGCCCAAGTACTCTGAGATCCGAATCAACATTGCGCAAGCCTTTAACGGTGTCGGAACGGTAGTAGCGCCCGTTTTGGCTTCCTACGTCTTCTTCAACAATGTAGGAACTGATCAGAAAGCATTGGAAAACGTACAATGGACGTACCTCGGAATCGCGTCATTCGTCTTCCTTCTTGCCATTGTTTACTATTTCACCGAAATTCCCGAGATTACTG ATGCCGACATGGCCTTCCAGGCTGAAAGTGCGCATGGAGCTACTGATCAGAAGCCTTTCAGCAAGCAATACCGCCTGTTTCACGCAACATTTGCTCAGTTCTGCTACACCGGAGCCCAGGTTGCGATTGCTGGCGCTTTCATCAACTATGTTACCGAAACACGTGTGGTAGGGGGCAGGATAACGTCAAACTCTACAGCATCGCGGTTCCTCGCGGGTGCGCAGGGCTGCTTCACTTTGGGCCGTTTCATCGGAAGTGCGCTCATGAAGTTTGTCAAGCCGCGATGGGTCTTCCTTGTGTACATGGCAGGTTGtatcatcttcatcatccCCGCAATTACGGAGCGAGGCAACACTGGTATGAGCATGCTCTACATTGTACTCTTCTTCGAGAGTATCATCTTCCCGACAATCGTGGCGCTCGGCATGCGCGGTCTGGGCAAATACTCAAAGCGTGGATCAGGATTCATCGTGGGAGGTGTTGCTGGCGGTGCTGTGGTGCCACCTCTTCTCTTTGCTGCAAGTGATTCACTCGGAAAACCCAGGCCGCTTGACGGATACGCGCCCACGGCGACGGCTATGACGGTACCACTGGCATTTTTCGTTGCTGCTGCGACATACACCATCTGCGTCAACTTCGTGCCGGCCTACAGGAACGTGGCAGACACTTTCTCGGAGACTGAGATTGGCATCACCAACGCTCATGCAGCTGATCCGGAGAACCAGGTTGAGAGCAAAGAGGCCGGCATCGTTGGCAAGGATGACTCGCCGGCACATTCAGAGGCAGTAGATGTAGGCCGAAAGATGTAG
- a CDS encoding MmsB, 3-hydroxyisobutyrate dehydrogenase and related beta-hydroxyacid dehydrogenase yields MAPQLAWIGLGNMGRASTPHHQGMCKNLVEKGQLDKPLIIYNRTKSRAEDLSSKLGTSKTKVVDTVNDAVKAAGIIFMCLGDDAAVNSAVDAMLQEDVNGKLIVDCSTVHPDTTNALDKRITDKGAGFVGMPVFGAPAMADNGQLVCVTAGQKASCDRVVPYTTGVMGRANIDYSGQPAGNATLMKVIGNTFILNMVSQLSEGHVLAEKSGLGVDNLHTFISTMFPGPYTAYSQRMLDGDYYKREEPLFHVDLARKDARHAMSLAESNGAKESMKMLGLAQKRLDGVKSELGDRGDIPSVYGVVRKESGLEFKNKG; encoded by the exons ATGGCTCCACAACTCGCTTGGATTGGCCTCGGCAACATGGGCAGGGCCAGTACGCCCCATCATCAG GGCATGTGCAAA AATTTGGTAGAGAAGGGCCAACTTGATAAGCCTCTCATCATCTACAACCGCACAAAGTCCCGGGCCGAAGATCTCTCCTCCAAGCTCGGCACTTCCAAAACCAAAGTTGTCGACACTGTCAATGATGCTGTCAAGGCGGCCGGTATCATCTTCATGTGTCTCGGTGACGACGCTGCCGTCAACTCGGCCGTTGATGCAATGCTCCAGGAAGATGTGAATGGCAAGCTGATTGTGGACTGCTCAACTGTGCATCCGGATACAACCAATGCACTGGATAAGCGAATCACAGATAAAGGTGCTGGATTCGTGGGCATGCCTG TATTTGGCGCCCCAGCCATGGCCGACAACGGGCAGCTTGTCTGTGTGACGGCAGGACAAAAGGCTTCATGCGACAGAGTCGTTCCATACACAACCGGCGTCATGGGCCGAGCAAACATCGACTACTCGGGCCAGCCCGCTGGAAATGCCACCCTCATGAAAGTAATTGGCAACACCTTTATCCTAAACATGGTCTCTCAGCTCTCTGAAGGCCATGTTTTGGCAGAGAAGTCTGGGCTGGGAGTCGATAACCTTCACACCTTCATCTCCACCATGTTCCCAGGTCCTTATACAGCTTACTCTCAGCGTATGCTGGATGGCGACTACTATAAGCGCGAGGAGCCCTTGTTCCATGTTGATCTTGCGAGGAAGGATGCTCGACATGCCATGTCGCTTGCAGAGAGCAATGGCGCCAAGGAGAGTATGAAGATGCTTGGATTGGCACAGAAGAGACTGGACGGTGTGAAGAGTGAGCTTGGAGACCGGGGTGACATTCCTAGCGTGTATGGAGTTGTGAGGAAGGAAAGTGGCTTGGAATTTAAGAACAAGGGTTAG
- a CDS encoding ARG2, Acetylglutamate synthase — MFIWTKAPARGLGKASKILPKRDDTQKVFETTHHKQFHTATTSVRRSSSSAKERQRAERQQLTRLLKESPGKRDARNFLKQFDVPKKSKASITAKAKELVSENIHNDLASLRTGVNLGDLYKPTVFTREPLPEESYDAEKDEPVHLALVKLRQPQKLTDRTLGDIALTLSQMARLGLSTAVVLDCDEDTSTHSIEVKPEYGNMVREQALRLVAALEDYNEPGSLLVEDVLGYSPLDNDMPSTNQVRGGVEVQHTYLLFPPIDDGVIPVIAPFAYDENLKKVRVQADDVLLALVREFAGLGHSNGMESPRGSLHKTKRVVERPLLDRIIILDPLGGIPSENRADGAHVFVNLEAEYRDIKKELQQLSSKTSNGAGSPTSLSTGNPLSKFVEQEVVSLPGVQSENLASSAPVRHLKNLDVLERGLKLLPPSSSGLILTPMEAATKAIPDDARTTPSKNPLLHNLLTDKPMTSSSLPTSPTSRFLGSAAPNPATFLKKGIPLTMIPDPRVHGPWQPPSASNPSIELADDPRINFPKLVDLIDDSFQRKLHPKNYLDRIHGRVAGIIIAGDYEGGAICTWETPKSLQGATPPSVLTPDSPYWIPYLDKFAVLTSSQGSGGVSDIVWAALTRTCFPDGVVWRSRTSNPVNKWYQERSMGMWKLPGDQWTMFWTTEGIVGGWEQGKWGDVDDAKKRDMKRWDACIDVCSGIEPSWADGIQRDD; from the exons ATGTTTATCTGGACCAAAGCCCCCGCGAGGGGCTTGGGGAAGGCTTCCAAGATC CTCCCCAAACGCGATGACACACAGAAGGTCTTCGAGACGACTCACCACAAGCAATTCCACACGGCCACTACCTCCGTCCGCCGATCCTCAAGTTCAGCGAAAGAGCGACAGCGCGCTGAACGCCAGCAACTGACGCGCCTGCTGAAGGAGTCACCGGGCAAGCGCGACGCGCGCAATTTCCTCAAGCAATTCGATGTCCCCAAGAAGAGCAAGGCGAGCATCACGGCAAAGGCCAAGGAGCTCGTGAGCGAGAATATACACAATGATTTGGCTTCGCTGCGAACGGGTGTGAACCTGGGTGATCTATACAAACCGACCGTCTTTACAAGAGAACCTCTACCAGAGGAGTCGTATGATGCTGAAAAGGATGAGCCAGTGCATCTGGCCCTGGTCAAGCTTCGCCAACCGCAGAAGCTGACTGATCGTACATTGGGAGATATCGCATTGACTCTGAGTCAAATGGCACGGCTTGGACTCAGTACTGCCGTGGTACTAGACTGTGACGAGGACACGAGCACGCACAGTATCGAAGTCAAGCCGGAATATGGAAACATGGTTAGAGAACAGGCTCTGCGTCTAGTGGCAGCTCTGGAGGACTACAACGAACCGGGATCTCTGCTGGTTGAGGACGTTTTGGGATATTCCCCATTGGACAACGACATGCCCAGTACAAACCAGGTGCGCGGGGGCGTTGAGGTGCAGCACACCTACCTGCTCTTCCCGCCCATCGACGACGGCGTCATCCCGGTCATCGCACCTTTCGCATACGACGAGAACCTCAAGAAGGTCAGAGTTCAGGCAGACGACGTTCTTCTTGCACTTGTTCGCGAGTTCGCAGGCCTTGGGCATTCCAATGGCATGGAGTCACCCCGCGGCTCATTGCACAAGACAAAGCGCGTCGTTGAAAGGCCTCTTTTGGACCGCATCATCATCCTCGATCCGCTGGGTGGCATACCGTCTGAGAACAGGGCTGATGGCGCACATGTTTTTGTCAATCTAGAAGCCGAGTATCGCGACATCAAGAAAGAGCTGCAGCAACTTTCGTCAAAGACCTCAAATGGTGCTGGTAGCCCAACATCGCTTTCCACAGGCAATCCGTTGTCAAAATTTGTTGAGCAGGAGGTGGTGTCATTGCCAGGTGTACAATCAGAAAACCTGGCTTCTTCTGCTCCTGTGCGTCACCTGAAGAACCTTGATGTTCTAGAGCGAGGCTTGAAATTGCTTCCTCCTTCATCGTCGGGTCTGATTTTGACACCAATGGAGGCTGCGACGAAAGCCATACCGGATGATGCGCGAACCACACCTTCCAAGAACCCCCTGCTACACAATTTACTGACCGACAAGCCCATGACATCTTCCTCGTTGCCAACGTCGCCCACATCTCGCTTCCTGGGCTCTGCAGCACCCAACCCCGCTACGTTCCTCAAAAAAGGCATACCCCTAACCATGATACCCGATCCGCGTGTACATGGACCGTGGCAGCCGCCCTCTGCATCGAATCCAAGCATTGAGCTAGCAGATGATCCACGCATAAATTTTCCCAAGCTTGTCGACCTCATCGACGACTCGTTCCAGCGGAAGCTTCACCCCAAGAACTATCTCGACCGTATCCATGGGCGCGTCGCTGGTATCATCATAGCAGGCGACTACGAAGGCGGCGCAATCTGCACATGGGAAACTCCGAAATCGCTTCAAGGAGCCACCCCCCCTTCCGTCTTGACTCCCGACTCACCTTACTGGATCCCTTACCTAGATAAGTTTGCTGTTCTCACCTCCTCACAAGGCTCGGGTGGTGTTTCTGATATCGTCTGGGCTGCGCTGACTAGAACCTGCTTCCCCGATGGCGTAGTCTGGAGGAGTCGGACGAGTAATCCGGTCAACAAGTGGTATCAAGAGAGGAGTATGGGCATGTGGAAGCTACCGGGAGATCAGTGGACAATGTTTTGGACTACTGAAGGCATTGTGGGGGGTTGGGAACAGGGCAAGTGGGGGGATGTTGATGATGCGAAGAAGCGAGATATGAAGAGGTGGGATGCGTGTATTGATGTTTGTAGTGGCATTGAACCGAGTTGGGCGGATGGGATACAACGAGATGATTAG
- a CDS encoding DUF1772 multi-domain protein, producing the protein MSDNIIVKSVAGTCITFSFILAGNAITQSYMTVPALLVSFPPPGSPDHKDRARLLGRQWPLCWTVGNQFFRPISTLGFLGYSYAGYAVYREGMLARSDWKLFGVAAALHLTTILHSALNMQPLNDKLEALAERSSEKELGEAEEVARKWANWNRLRLVTPVVAGSLALWNLLSL; encoded by the exons ATGTCGGACAACATCATCGTAAAGAGTGTAGCAGGAACCTGCATAACATTCTCCTTTATCCTCGCTG GAAATGCCATAACACAATCCTACATGACGGTCCCCGCCCTCCTCGTCTCCTTCCCCCCACCAGGCTCTCCCGACCACAAAGACCGCGCCCGCCTCCTCGGCCGTCAATGGCCCCTCTGCTGGACCGTCGGCAACCAATTCTTCCGACCCATTTCCACGCTGGGATTCCTAGGCTACTCCTACGCGGGCTATGCCGTGTACCGCGAGGGTATGCTTGCGCGCAGCGACTGGAAGCTATTTGGTGTGGCGGCTGCGCTGCACTTGACGACGATTTTGCATTCGGCGCTGAATATGCAGCCGTTGAATGATAAGCTGGAGGCGCTGGCGGAGAGGAGCTCGGAGAAGGAGTTGGGTGAGGCTGAGGAGGTGGCGAGGAAGTGGGCGAACTGGAATAGGCTGAGGTTGGTGACTCCGGTTGTTGCTGGTAGTTTGGCGCTGTGGAATTTGCTGTCGTTGTAG
- a CDS encoding NmrA family protein has product MATTQAILVTGATGKQGGAVLDQLASHPSSSQYTLLALTRDANSGSAKKIVERHPDVKLVQGNLDDCAALFTAAKSILKEAGQEEQIWGVYSVQVSLGKDVTHESEVVQGKALIDKSLEEGVKHFVYSSVDRGGNERSFENGTPIPHFRSKHEIEQHLLEKAGKNGENLGWTILRPVAFMDNLAPGFPTKVFLAALRDTLQGKPLQWVSVEDIGLFGARAFRDHEEWNARAEGLAGDELTMDEMSGCFERVIGSPLPATYGMFGSALKWAVTEVNVMITWFAAEGYGADINKLKEEEPKLCDFETWLAERSGWKDQSIKS; this is encoded by the coding sequence ATGGCCACTACACAAGCTATTCTGGTCACTGGCGCGACTGGTAAGCAAGGCGGTGCGGTACTCGACCAGCTTGCTTCGCATCCTTCGAGTTCCCAATACACCCTCCTGGCACTCACTCGTGATGCCAACTCCGGTTCCGCCAAGAAGATCGTGGAGCGTCACCCCGACGTCAAGCTGGTGCAGGGGAACCTAGACGACTGTGCTGCACTCTTTACAGCTGCCAAGTCCATACTCAAGGAAGCCGGTCAAGAAGAGCAGATCTGGGGCGTCTACTCTGTTCAAGTGTCTCTCGGCAAGGATGTAACCCACGAGAGCGAAGTCGTACAAGGCAAGGCCCTGATCGACAAGTCGCTTGAGGAAGGCGTCAAGCACTTTGTGTACTCTAGCGTCGACCGCGGCGGCAACGAACGCAGCTTTGAGAACGGTACACCAATCCCGCATTTCCGGAGTAAGCACGAGATCGAGCAGCACCTACTCGAGAAGGCTGGCAAGAACGGAGAGAACCTGGGCTGGACTATCCTGCGGCCAGTCGCTTTCATGGATAACCTCGCGCCTGGGTTCCCGACCAAGGTCTTCCTCGCTGCACTCCGGGATACACTGCAGGGCAAGCCACTCCAATGGGTGTCGGTAGAAGACATTGGCCTCTTTGGTGCACGAGCATTCAGGGACCACGAAGAATGGAACGCACGCGCCGAGGGTCTCGCCGGGGATGAGCTTACAATGGATGAGATGAGCGGATGCTTCGAGCGGGTTATCGGCAGCCCGCTACCAGCAACCTACGGCATGTTTGGTTCAGCGCTCAAGTGGGCTGTCACAGAGGTGAACGTCATGATCACCTGGTTTGCGGCGGAAGGCTATGGAGCAGATATCAACAAGCTGAAGGAGGAAGAGCCAAAGCTGTGCGATTTCGAAACATGGCTGGCAGAGAGGAGTGGATGGAAGGATCAATCTATCAAGTCGTAG